The window GAACCTTGAGCCCCTGAAGGGCTGGGCCAAGGTCAGAAGGCAAAGACAGGATTATATCCTTCAGCTCTGGGGCCTTCGGGGGCAGTAAGGAAGAGTTCACCTTCAGGGACACATCTCCATTAGCATGGCCTTTACCTTCTGGCTTGGGGACAATTGATTCCTCTGATTTGTGTAGTTCTGAACAAATAACTAGAGGTGCTGTGTTTTTTCCTCCATCATGAAGGCAAGGTTCAAAGAAAGGGCGAAGGGGGCCAGAGAAATTATGGGTGAAAGTAAAGATGTGAGACTTGTCAGTCACATTGTAGAAAGAGATGACTCCTGCTTCATAGTCCAGGAAAATCCCCACACACCGTGGAGGCTCTTTAAGGCGGAAGGGGGTCTGCGGGGATGTGAGAGCTTCATACTCATTCCCACGACTCTGTCGCAGAAGCCAGTGTCCATTGGCAGGTGAGGCAGTAACCTTCCCCTTCCTGCTCACTGACTCACTACATACCCCAAGAATCCATTTGGTCTTGTCTCCTACATACACCTCCCAGTAGTGGCAGCCAGTCGTGAAGTACTCAGAGCCTAGGATGCTGACAACGAAATCAAATCTCTGGGGGTTGTCAGGTACAGGCTGCCGTCTGTCTCCAAGCCTTACACATCTTTGGTCCTCAGAAAGGATGAGTTTGGGATGTGCTGTGTCTGGGTCCAGGGTCACTGCCACTGCAAAGAGACACAGACAGGTGAGGCTTGGAAGCCTAGGTCTTAAGGGATTTGGGGATGGCTTTGGAGGGAAAAAGAATCTTTAGGTCTGCCATCACTGTCATTAGCCCATTTTAGTTCATGGATTCCCGCCCCTACCATGTGTACTGGAACCAgagaatattctttttcaaagaatAGGTCTCCTTGTCGATTACtaagtaatagaagaaaaagttctTCTTCATCTGTC of the Symphalangus syndactylus isolate Jambi chromosome 12, NHGRI_mSymSyn1-v2.1_pri, whole genome shotgun sequence genome contains:
- the ERMAP gene encoding erythroid membrane-associated protein isoform X3 — encoded protein: MPEYKGRTVLVRDAQEGSVTLQILDVRLEDQGSYRCLIQVGNLTKEDTVILQVAAPSVGSLSPSAVALAVILPILVLLIMVCLCLIWKQRRSKEKLLYEHVTEVDNLLSDHAKEKGKLHKALKKLRSELKLKRAAANSGWRRARLHFVAVTLDPDTAHPKLILSEDQRCVRLGDRRQPVPDNPQRFDFVVSILGSEYFTTGCHYWEVYVGDKTKWILGVCSESVSRKGKVTASPANGHWLLRQSRGNEYEALTSPQTPFRLKEPPRCVGIFLDYEAGVISFYNVTDKSHIFTFTHNFSGPLRPFFEPCLHDGGKNTAPLVICSELHKSEESIVPKPEGKGHANGDVSLKVNSSLLPPKAPELKDIILSLPSDLGPALQGLKVPSF
- the ERMAP gene encoding erythroid membrane-associated protein isoform X2; amino-acid sequence: MDMASFAGSWPSGCLIPLVFLWLSVHVSGRAGDAGKFHVALLGGTAELLCPLSLWPGTVPKEVRWLRSPFPQRSPAVHVFRDGKDQDEDLMPEYKGRTVLVRDAQEGSVTLQILDVRLEDQGSYRCLIQVGNLTKEDTVILQVAAPSVGSLSPSAVALAVILPILVLLIMVCLCLIWKQRRSKEKLLYEHVTEVDNLLSDHAKEKGKLHKALKLKRAAANSGWRRARLHFVAVTLDPDTAHPKLILSEDQRCVRLGDRRQPVPDNPQRFDFVVSILGSEYFTTGCHYWEVYVGDKTKWILGVCSESVSRKGKVTASPANGHWLLRQSRGNEYEALTSPQTPFRLKEPPRCVGIFLDYEAGVISFYNVTDKSHIFTFTHNFSGPLRPFFEPCLHDGGKNTAPLVICSELHKSEESIVPKPEGKGHANGDVSLKVNSSLLPPKAPELKDIILSLPSDLGPALQGLKVPSF